DNA sequence from the Pseudomonadota bacterium genome:
CCGGCCTCAAGCGCCGCAAGGTTGGTCTCACGGCTGTCTCTGGGAACCCGCAGCAACACGGCCTGACGTACCGCATCGTCGCTCAGGCACTGCGTAAGACGGGCGATGACGCCGAGTCCCACGATCGTGGCGGCGATGGGGGGAGCGCCGCTCTCGAGCGCGGCACGGGCAAGCGGAAGGCAGAGAAGCCGCACCCCCTTTGGTGCTTCGGAGAGCGACACTGCGGCCTCCTCCGCGACGATGGTGCCCCCCGGCCGCACGTGGACCGCGTGCTCGTCAAACGCATCCTGGACCAGGGCGAGAAGCAGATCAGACCTCTCCACCACGGGGTGATCGATGGGCGCGTCACTGATGATCACCTCGGACATGCTCGGGGCGCCCCGGACAAGCGGGGCATACGACTGGGTCTGCACGGCATCGAGACCGCCGAAGATGGCGGCCGCCTCACCCAGTATCATGCCCGCAAGGATCAGTCCTTGTCCCCCGACACCCGCCAGTCTCACGTCGTAGCGAATCGCGATGTTCTCCTCTGCATCCGCACGGGGGTGCACCGGCACCGACACGCGCGCTGACTTGTAGGATGCTTCCATTCCCATTCCCGTCTCCCCTCCGCGCCGGCGCCGGAGGGCAGGGGACCACGGTAAGCGGCAGAAGAGACACCGACCCACCTTGACGTGGGTAGACACCAAATGAGGAGGCCCTCCATGCCACAGACCATCTCTGCATCTGACCTTGCCGCGCGACACGCAGCCGGAGACGCCATCGTGCTCATCGACGTGCGCACGCCAGCCGAGTTCGCCGAGACGAGGGTCGCCTTCGCACGCAATCACCCGCTCGACAGTCTCGACGCAGCGGCCCTCTCGGCACAGGCCACAAACGCGGGCGCTCCGCTGTACTTCGTCTGCAGATCCGGCGGTCGCAGCATGCGTGCCTGTCAGCAGGTTGCCTCGGCAGGTGGCCTGCACGTGGTGAACGTCGAAGGAGGCACAGCGGCGTGCGCCGAGGCCGGACTGCCCATGGCGCAGGGGTGACGCCCAGGGGGCCGGGCTGGCTGCGCAGGGCGAGATGAGCGCCCCGGCGTCTCCGAGCGGGCAGCAGCGTGATGCGCCCTGGATGCGCGACACCATCGACCGTCTGCT
Encoded proteins:
- a CDS encoding 2-oxoacid:ferredoxin oxidoreductase subunit gamma, which codes for MGMEASYKSARVSVPVHPRADAEENIAIRYDVRLAGVGGQGLILAGMILGEAAAIFGGLDAVQTQSYAPLVRGAPSMSEVIISDAPIDHPVVERSDLLLALVQDAFDEHAVHVRPGGTIVAEEAAVSLSEAPKGVRLLCLPLARAALESGAPPIAATIVGLGVIARLTQCLSDDAVRQAVLLRVPRDSRETNLAALEAGFRLFEQGSAGG
- a CDS encoding rhodanese-like domain-containing protein; the encoded protein is MRRPSMPQTISASDLAARHAAGDAIVLIDVRTPAEFAETRVAFARNHPLDSLDAAALSAQATNAGAPLYFVCRSGGRSMRACQQVASAGGLHVVNVEGGTAACAEAGLPMAQG